Proteins encoded within one genomic window of Pygocentrus nattereri isolate fPygNat1 chromosome 9, fPygNat1.pri, whole genome shotgun sequence:
- the LOC119263988 gene encoding polymeric immunoglobulin receptor-like: protein MNSGVLSVKMWLCVFLLYSVLQESSGCTVERGLGDTITRSAGDSVELPCSCTQQTKVDPQTVQWGFKRKFTPGDYRADHSVFPEDSSQNPRYRGRVQILNQNKPGTVALIISHLTEEDEGAYLCGNNGKYNRAVFLQVSTGCTVLSDSERTFSRSPGESVLLPCPCPPDQHRINPDRVTWTKDQTAVSNDTESYRGRVWMFDQKHSRNFSLLISDLTKEDSGVYTCRADEKDEQSVRLDVTGQSVKSSYSFSTDRTAPA from the exons atgaacagcgGCGTTCTCTCAGTAAAGATGTGGCTCTGTGTGTTTCTCCTCTACTCTGTGCTGCAGGAATCTTCAG GCTGCACTGTAGAGCGAGGTTTGGGAGACACCATCACCAGATCTGCTGGAGATTCTGTGGAGCTGCCGTGCTCCTGCACACAACAAACAAAGGTTGATCCTCAGACAGTTCAGTGGGGATTTAAGAGAAAGTTCACACCAGGCGACTACAGAGCTGATCACTCAGTGTTTCCAGAGGACAGCAGTCAGAATCCACGCTACAGAGGCAGAGTTCAGATACTGAATCAGAATAAACCAGGAACTGTAGCTCTAATCATCTCCCACCTCACTGAGGAAGATGAAGGAGCGTATCTGTGTGGGAACAACGGGAAATATAACAGAGCCGTCTTTCTCCAAGTCTCCACAG GCTGTACTGTGCtgagtgacagtgagagaaCGTTCTCCAGATCTCCAGGAGAGTCTGTTCTACTGCCCTGTCCCTGTCCCCCAGACCAACACAGGATCAACCCTGACAGAGTCACATGGACTAAAGATCAGACTGCAGTGTCTAATGATACAGAATCCTACAGAGGCAGAGTCTGGATGTTCGACCAAAAGCATTCCAGaaatttctctctcctcatctcagATCTGACTAAAGAGGACTCTGGAGTCTACACCTGCAGAGCTGATGAGAAGGACGAGCAATCTGTCCGGCTGGATGTCACAGGTCAGTCGGTCAAATCATCATACAGTTTCAGTACTGACCGCACTGCACCAGCGTAA